The genomic segment AATACAGTATTCTTATTTATTAGCGGTCCTGAAATTATGGTTATTATGTTAATCGTAGTAATGGTTTTTGGTGCGGATAAAATTCCTGAAATTGCTAGAGGATTGGGGAAAGGAATGCGTCAAATTAAAGATGCAACCAACGATATTAAGCAAGAAATTAAAGATAGTTCGGATATCCAAAAATCGGAAACTAAATCTATTAAAAATACTGCTAACGAAGCTACTAAGGGTGTAAGTGAAGAGTTTAAAAGAGTGCAAAAAGATATAG from the Polaribacter cellanae genome contains:
- a CDS encoding Sec-independent protein translocase subunit TatA/TatB yields the protein MNTVFLFISGPEIMVIMLIVVMVFGADKIPEIARGLGKGMRQIKDATNDIKQEIKDSSDIQKSETKSIKNTANEATKGVSEEFKRVQKDIEDITGPIKRQF